One part of the Nitrospira sp. genome encodes these proteins:
- a CDS encoding DEAD/DEAH box helicase, which translates to MKHTTTPSPAEPAAKGFSPGFAALGLEASLLTTLEALGYEEPTPIQREAIPPLLEGRDLLGQAATGTGKTAAFALPLLQRIAHGPRQRPTALVLVPTRELAVQVSEAVQRYGKELRIGVLAIYGGQAMGPQLQALRRGVEVIVATPGRALDHLRRKTLKLADLQVVVLDEADEMLDMGFADDLDAILEETPATKQTALFSATMPPRIASIARRHLKNPIEVTIAREPVKAGAAPRVQQTAYVVNRPHKVAALARVLDIGTPKSTLVFCRTRLEVDEVTAALNGRGYRAEAIHGGMSQVQRDRVMQAFRSGQTELLVATDVAARGLDIPSVSHVINYDLPSSLEVYVHRIGRTGRAGREGTAITIIEPREQRLLRAVEQHTKARITLAPVPSLGDLLAKRLERTKASIQSTLDEGGLEDFRRVVEALSASADPADVAAAAIKLVYGAHGGNQADEEIPAVPVRAPDPSRTARPSYGSAPSGDRGRAPRGGPSRGGRAAGIVRVYVGAGRAAGIRPGDLVGAIANEAGVPSRLIGAIEVEERFSLVDVPEEAARQIIEALGRTRIKGQKVPVRLFRD; encoded by the coding sequence ATGAAACACACCACGACGCCATCGCCGGCAGAGCCGGCCGCCAAGGGATTTTCCCCCGGGTTTGCCGCGCTCGGATTAGAAGCCTCGTTGTTGACCACCCTTGAAGCCCTGGGCTACGAAGAGCCCACGCCGATTCAGCGGGAAGCCATTCCTCCGTTGTTGGAAGGGCGAGACCTGCTAGGGCAGGCCGCCACGGGAACCGGAAAAACGGCGGCCTTCGCGTTGCCGCTGCTGCAGCGCATCGCCCATGGGCCACGGCAACGTCCCACGGCGCTGGTGTTGGTGCCCACGCGGGAACTCGCCGTGCAGGTGAGCGAGGCGGTACAGCGGTACGGCAAGGAATTGCGGATCGGGGTGTTGGCGATCTATGGCGGCCAGGCGATGGGGCCTCAGCTCCAGGCGCTCAGGCGCGGGGTAGAAGTGATTGTGGCAACGCCGGGCCGAGCGTTGGATCATCTCCGTCGCAAGACCTTGAAGCTGGCCGATCTGCAAGTGGTAGTGTTGGATGAGGCGGACGAGATGCTCGACATGGGCTTTGCCGACGACCTCGATGCCATTCTCGAAGAAACCCCCGCGACGAAACAAACCGCGTTGTTTTCCGCGACCATGCCGCCGCGGATTGCCTCCATCGCACGCCGGCATTTGAAAAACCCCATCGAAGTCACCATCGCCCGCGAACCGGTGAAGGCCGGGGCGGCGCCGCGTGTCCAGCAGACCGCCTATGTGGTGAATCGTCCGCACAAAGTTGCGGCGCTGGCCCGTGTGCTGGATATTGGGACGCCCAAGTCGACGCTCGTCTTTTGCCGGACGCGGTTAGAAGTTGACGAGGTGACGGCGGCGTTGAACGGCCGGGGGTATCGCGCCGAAGCGATTCACGGCGGCATGAGCCAGGTGCAGCGCGATCGCGTCATGCAGGCCTTTCGTTCCGGTCAGACCGAACTGCTCGTGGCGACCGATGTCGCCGCGCGTGGACTGGATATTCCATCTGTGTCCCACGTGATCAACTACGATTTGCCCTCCTCGCTGGAAGTCTACGTGCATCGGATCGGCCGGACCGGCCGGGCCGGTCGCGAAGGGACGGCGATCACAATCATTGAGCCTCGTGAACAGCGGTTGCTGCGCGCGGTGGAGCAGCATACCAAGGCCAGAATCACGCTTGCGCCGGTGCCGTCGCTCGGGGATCTGCTGGCGAAGCGATTGGAGCGTACCAAGGCGTCCATTCAAAGCACCTTGGATGAGGGCGGGCTTGAAGATTTTCGCCGAGTTGTGGAGGCACTGTCTGCTTCGGCCGATCCGGCGGATGTCGCGGCCGCGGCGATCAAGTTGGTGTATGGCGCGCACGGCGGGAATCAAGCGGATGAAGAAATCCCGGCGGTGCCGGTCCGAGCGCCTGACCCCTCCCGGACGGCACGGCCGTCTTACGGCTCGGCTCCGTCGGGGGATCGCGGCCGCGCGCCACGGGGTGGTCCGAGTCGCGGTGGTCGGGCTGCTGGAATCGTGCGAGTCTATGTCGGCGCAGGGCGAGCGGCGGGAATCAGACCCGGCGATCTGGTCGGGGCCATCGCGAATGAAGCGGGGGTGCCGTCGCGTCTGATCGGGGCCATCGAAGTTGAGGAGCGGTTTTCCCTGGTGGATGTGCCGGAGGAAGCCGCTCGCCAGATCATCGAGGCCTTGGGGCGCACGCGGATCAAAGGACAGAAGGTGCCGGTCAGATTGTTCAGAGACTGA
- a CDS encoding DEAD/DEAH box helicase family protein has translation MRRDRRDGRGRTGAAQRVGPSAERAGLGVDMAVTLAPWKAVLRDWQARAVADVLAQPREDYLVTATPAAGKTRFALRIAHQYLAARLAGRVLVVCPTNHLRTQWASAAGQVGIQLDPALSNEQACEARDYHGAVVTYQQVCLAPDVFRRACRNRKTLVILDELHHAGDGKDWGKALRESFAEAVFRLALSGTPFRSDNNPIPFVRYEQGESQADFTYGYSHSIRDGVCRPILFPSYEGELTWLSDGREHRATFEDGLTFERQRERLKTALLQETWLGPVLSDAHAELQRLRKQEQADAGGLIVTMNQDHARQVADLVHRLTGTRALVAVSDDPSASKTIETFAHHKTQQWLVAVNMVSEGVDIPRLRVGVYATNVLTEMYFRQVVGRFVRMQEKVPKPQRAWLYLPKDATLVHYAKRIKVERDHVLEDIMPAVQRTLFGTAATSLKEYIPLNGVARLDTLIGADEAEPSSDGKGQPEPAVALHDQKNSLRDKHRLLVGAVARKCGMDHRQLNAELIKRTGGRVDQATIPQLERRIALLEKWRDSGFDKKR, from the coding sequence GTGCGCAGAGACCGGAGAGATGGGCGAGGCAGAACGGGAGCCGCGCAGCGGGTCGGGCCAAGCGCCGAGCGGGCAGGGTTGGGGGTGGACATGGCGGTGACGCTGGCCCCCTGGAAAGCCGTGCTTCGCGACTGGCAGGCCCGGGCGGTGGCCGATGTGTTGGCCCAGCCGCGCGAGGACTATCTCGTCACGGCGACGCCGGCGGCGGGGAAAACGCGCTTTGCGCTTCGTATTGCCCATCAGTATTTGGCCGCTCGCCTTGCCGGGCGCGTGTTGGTCGTCTGCCCGACGAATCATCTCCGAACACAGTGGGCCTCGGCCGCCGGCCAGGTCGGTATTCAGCTCGATCCGGCCTTGTCCAATGAACAGGCCTGCGAGGCGCGTGATTATCACGGCGCGGTGGTGACCTATCAGCAGGTCTGCCTGGCGCCGGATGTGTTCCGGCGCGCCTGCCGAAACCGGAAGACCTTGGTGATTCTCGACGAGTTGCACCATGCCGGAGACGGCAAGGATTGGGGCAAGGCACTGCGTGAGTCATTCGCCGAGGCCGTGTTTCGCCTCGCCCTGTCGGGCACGCCTTTTCGCTCCGACAATAATCCCATTCCGTTTGTGCGGTATGAGCAAGGCGAAAGCCAGGCGGATTTTACGTATGGCTATTCGCACTCGATTCGGGACGGGGTCTGCCGGCCGATTCTGTTTCCCAGTTATGAGGGAGAGCTGACCTGGTTATCCGACGGTCGGGAGCACCGGGCCACGTTTGAAGACGGGCTGACCTTCGAGCGGCAGCGCGAGCGGCTCAAAACCGCGTTGCTCCAGGAAACCTGGCTGGGGCCGGTGTTGAGTGATGCCCATGCCGAGTTGCAGCGTCTGCGAAAGCAGGAGCAAGCGGATGCAGGGGGCCTCATCGTGACGATGAACCAGGATCATGCGCGGCAAGTGGCTGATCTAGTTCATCGACTCACGGGCACGCGCGCGCTGGTCGCCGTCTCGGACGATCCCTCTGCCTCGAAAACCATCGAAACCTTTGCCCACCACAAAACGCAGCAATGGCTGGTGGCGGTGAACATGGTGAGTGAAGGCGTCGATATCCCGCGGCTCCGGGTCGGGGTCTATGCCACCAACGTGTTGACGGAAATGTATTTTCGCCAGGTTGTCGGGCGCTTTGTGCGGATGCAGGAGAAAGTGCCGAAGCCGCAACGGGCCTGGCTCTATCTGCCCAAGGACGCTACGCTAGTCCACTATGCCAAGCGGATCAAAGTTGAGCGCGATCACGTGCTCGAAGACATTATGCCGGCGGTCCAGCGGACGTTGTTCGGGACTGCGGCGACGTCGTTAAAGGAATATATCCCGCTCAATGGTGTGGCGCGGCTTGACACCCTGATTGGCGCGGATGAGGCGGAGCCCTCCAGTGACGGCAAGGGGCAGCCGGAGCCGGCGGTGGCATTGCATGACCAGAAGAACAGCCTGCGGGACAAGCATCGTCTTCTTGTCGGAGCCGTGGCACGAAAGTGCGGGATGGACCACCGGCAGCTCAATGCGGAACTGATCAAGCGAACCGGCGGCCGCGTCGATCAGGCGACCATCCCCCAACTGGAACGACGGATCGCCCTGCTGGAGAAGTGGCGGGACTCCGGCTTTGACAAAAAGCGGTAA